From Aspergillus fumigatus Af293 chromosome 5, whole genome shotgun sequence, a single genomic window includes:
- a CDS encoding Kelch repeat protein, protein MAATQVTGKWTKILDAEILQRSSQVLAVVDNVAHVFGGELRPREPRDNDVHTIALDSTNSISTIAKPSTSQVPAPRVGSASTTLDKKIYLFSGRGGLAMSPIDEAGAVWEFTPQTSSWRLITPTSEIHPPPRSYHCMTSDGIDTLYLHAGCPETGRLSDLWAFRLSTREWTPLAAAPDPPRGGTSIAFADGALYRMNGFDGKMEQGGSVDVYSPGENVWSSYGFVADGVSGPEARSVSALLPVRTGEKVALVTLFGERDPSALGHQGAGKMLDDVWVFDVQERSWRRVDAQGEAPCARGWFAADVLGENAIVVQGGLDESNRRLGDVWILSF, encoded by the exons ATGGCAGCAACCCAAGTCACCGGAAAATGGACCAAGATCCTGGACGCAGAGATTCTTCAACGGTCATCCCAGGTACTCGCTGTGGTTGACAACGTGGCCCACGTTTTCGGAGGAGAGCTTCGACCCCGCGAACCCCGCGATAACGACGTCCATACCATCGCCCTGGACAGCACAA ACTCAATATCAACCATCGCCAAACCGTCAACATCGCAGGTCCCCGCCCCGCGCGTGGGATCCGCGTCCACCACCCTCGACAAGAAGATCTACCTCTTCTCCGGCCGCGGCGGGCTCGCCATGTCCCCCATCGACGAAGCCGGGGCAGTCTGGGAATTTACCCCCCAGACCTCATCCTGGAGACTCATCACGCCCACCTCGGAAATCCACCCTCCACCACGCAGCTACCACTGCATGACGAGCGACGGCATCGACACGCTCTACCTGCACGCAGGCTGCCCGGAAACCGGCCGTCTCTCCGACCTCTGGGCCTTCCGTCTCTCTACCAGGGAATGGACTCCGCTGGCGGCTGCCCCAGACCCTCCGCGCGGGGGTACCTCGATTGCGTTTGCGGACGGGGCACTGTACCGGATGAATGGATTCGATGGGAAGATGGAGCAAGGCGGGAGTGTGGACGTGTATTCTCCTGGTGAGAACGTGTGGTCGTCTTATGGGTTTGTGGCGGATGGGGTTAGTGGGCCTGAGGCGCGGAGTGTCAGCGCGCTGCTTCCTGTTCGGACTGGGGAGAAGGTCGCGCTGGTGACGCTTTTCGGGGAGAGGGATCCCAGCGCGTTGGGCCACCAGGGGGCAGGGAAGATGCTGGATGATGTGTGGGTGTTTGATGTGCAGGAGCGGTCTTGGAGGAGGGTAGATGCGCAAGGCGAGGCGCCATGTGCTCGTGGGTGGTTTGCTGCTGATGTGCTCGGTGAGAATGCGATTGTTGTGCAGGGAGGGTTGGATGAGTCGAATAGGAGGTTAGGAGATGTTTGGATTCTCTCGTTCTAG
- a CDS encoding rRNA-processing protein LAS1, with protein sequence MPALRYVIWTLRLNIMINGPKVAVWKLRGNLPHPVEATALLTDAILHDDAQKNSIFSIRATYSAAFCRFVTGLVDSKLHGQRKTMFQRAIDLGLPASFVELRHEATHRELPSLVVLRNATQRSLEWLWDYYWAKTDSDVALASGRPASAVSSGAENGNVEEIRSVIRTALEHPANQGDLSEPPRKKRKSDQQSSFLAEQLGAISKHIFTRLGDSMDEAFTKWDRSLQSVAAGHPAFLPALTEELVNELAFTRRPNTKNDPQCEAIYMWLDHILNSAEWSTARQSLSLGYILSVCEQNSNHWLDLLRGAIRSEDNRLPSIARDQSNAPSRSQKKSKSTTYDQPTEDNLQGLQKFGWERLDTWDNRPIGIIRLEHGAK encoded by the exons ATGCCTGCGCTACGGTACGTAATTTGGACATTACGCTTGAATATCATGATTAACGGCCCCAAGGTTGCAGTCTGGAAGCTTCGTGGCAACCTCCCTCATCCGGTTGAGGCTACCGCCTTATTAACGGACGCGATTCTTCACGACGATGCGCAGAAAAATTCCATATTCTCGATTCGAGCCACCTACTCGGCTGCTTTTTGTCG ATTCGTAACAGGTCTCGTTGACTCGAAACTCCATGGCCAGAGGAAGACCATGTTTCAACGAGCGATTGACCTCGGGCTCCCAGCATCGTTTGTTGAGCTGCGTCATGAGGCGACCCATAGAGAGCTACCGTCTCTTGTGGTATTGCGCAATGCGACGCAACGCTCATTAGAGTGGCTCTGGGACTATTACTGGGCCAAGACAGACTCTGATGTTGCGCTTGCATCAGGAAGGCCTGCCTCTGCGGTCTCTAGCGGTGCCGAAAATGGCAATGTAGAAGAAATCAGGAGCGTCATCAGAACCGCCCTCGAGCATCCAGCGAACCAGGGCGACCTCTCAGAGCCACcacggaagaagaggaagtcaGATCAGCAATCGTCTTTCCTTGCCGAGCAGCTGGGAGCGATAT CTAAACATATCTTTACAAGACTTGGCGATTCCATGGATGAAGCATTCACCAAGTGGGACAGATCACTACAGAGTGTAGCGGCAGGTCACCCTGCATTTTTACCAGCTCTAACCGAGGAATTGGTCAATGAACTGGCATTCACGAGACGACCGAATACGAAGAATGATCCCCAATGCGAGGCGATTTATATGTGGCTGGACCACATTTTGAACTCAGCAGAGTGGAGTACAGCTCGGCAATCCCTTTCTCTCGGATACATCCTCAGTGTCTGTGAACAAAATTCCAATCACTGGCTAGATCTGCTCAGAGGCGCTATTCGCTCGGAGGATAATCGCTTGCCCTCTATTGCTAGAGATCAGAGCAACGCCCCATCACGATCACAGAAGAAATCTAAAAGTACGACATATGACCAGCCCACCGAAGATAATCTACAAGGGCTGCAGAAATTCGGGTGGGAAAGGTTAGACACTTGGGACAACAGACCAATAGGGATAATTCGACTGGAGCATGGAGCGAAGTGA
- a CDS encoding OBAP family protein, which yields MSCHQHIPRDQDGIPGSPLSTKSRVLEGGASMVQDFTSVKQICAHLNAFHVYASDPTRAVEANHYCTHVTEDLRQCLIYDSTKQNARLIGVEYMISPRLFETLPSEERKLWHTHEFEVKSGMLIMPAPAGVPKPAWEAAETSEMREVILLYGKTYHFWQADRGDPLPLGAPQLMASFTSEDKVKLVQPKGLDGLLAGRDEAFGVDYKVKAEKRKDIEPPNLSPDADTMV from the exons ATGTCTTGTCATCAACACATTCCCAGAGACCAAGATGGGATCCCTGGCTCGCCTCTCAGCACCAAAAGCCGTGTCCTGGAAGGCGGCGCCAGCATGGTTCAAGATTTCACGTCTGTCAAACAAATTTGCGCCCATCTGAACGCATTCCACGTTTATGCGTCAGATCCGACAAGAGCCGTGGAAGCGAACCATTATTGTACACATGTTACAGAAG ATCTCAGGCAGTGTCTGATATACGACTCCACCAAGCAGAATGCCCGGTTGATCGGCGTTGAGTATATGATTTCGCCGCGCTTATTCGAGACCCTCCCGTCCGAGGAACGCAAACTATGGCACACGCATGAATTCGAGGTCAAAAGCGGCATGTTGATTATGCCTGCTCCAGCTGGAGTGCCGAAGCCTGCTTGGGAAGCAGCGGAAACATCAGAGATGAGGGAGGTCATTCTGCTGTACGGAAAGACGTATCATTTTTGGCAAGCGGACAGGGGCGATCCCCTTCCCTTGGGCGCTCCACAGCTCATGGCTAGCTTCACATCTGAAGACAAAGTCAAGCTCGTTCAACCGAAGGGTCTCGATGGGTTACTTGCGGGGAGGGACGAGGCGTTTGGGGTTGATTATAAGGTtaaggcagagaagaggaaagatATTGAGCCGCCCAACCTGAGTCCTG ATGCCGACACCATGGTGTAG
- a CDS encoding metallo-beta-lactamase family protein yields MDPSALDLLICSTCGVQYDTTSGLKSCKICDDPRQYVPPSGQSWATLRSLQASPVKYRNVFTTDPENPNLISIQTAPKFAIGQRAFLCLDGSGFGNILWDCITYLDDETIRHINSLGGIRAIVISHPHYFSTSIQWADAFNCDLYISAEDEEWVANRGDGHGLKLWKGKRLFLPSQALDSAQSSDFVAIKTGGHFPGSSVLWWKSAKKLLIADTIMIVPSGLYRVDRPPGTVSYSFMWSYPNYIPLPPDDVHGIWKAIEDIDFEDTHGAFTGQDARGNSKSRIFESAKIIIRALGYPDHPIFQE; encoded by the exons ATGGATCCTTCTGCTTTAGACCTCCTGATCTGCTCCACTTGCGGCGTCCAGTATGATACCACGTCCGGGTTGAAATCCTGCAAGATCTGCGATGATCCACGACAATATGTTCCTCCATCGGG ACAATCCTGGGCAACACTGCGCTCTCTTCAAGCGTCACCTGTAAAGTATCGCAATGTCTTCACCACTGACCCGGAGAATCCCAAcctcatcagcatccaaACCGCCCCAAAATTCGCCATTGGTCAACGAgcatttctctgccttgaTGGATCTGGCTTCGGCAATATTCTTTGGGACTGTATTACATATCTCGATGACGAAACGATCCGGCATATTAATTCTCTAGGAGGAATACGGGCCATTGTCATCTCGCACCCGCACTACTTTTCCACCAGCATCCAGTGGGCGGATGCTTTCAACTGTGATTTATACATCTctgctgaagatgaagaatggGTCGCCAATAGAGGCGACGGACATGGGTTGAAGCTGTGGAAGGGGAAGAGACTTTTTCTTCCCAGCCAAGCGCTCGATTCAGCTCAAAGCTCTGACTTTGTCGCCATCAAGACAGGAGGTCATTTCCCGGGTAGTTCAGTTCTGTGGTGGAAATCAGCGAAGAAACTGCTCATTGCAGATACCATTATGATTGTTCCCAGTGGACTTTACCGTGTGGACCGGCCCCCTGGTACTGTCTCTTATTCGTTCATGTGGTCCTATCCCAACTAT ATTCCGCTTCCCCCGGATGATGTGCATGGTATCTGGAAAGCCATCGAGGATATTGATTTTGAGGACACGCATGGCGCCTTTACTGGGCAGGATGCTAGGGGCAACAGTAAGTCAAGGATTTTCGAAAGCGCAAAGATTATCATCAGGGCCTTGGGGTATCCAGATCATCCTATCTTTCAGGAATAA
- a CDS encoding CCCH zinc finger DNA binding protein: MMCDIADVRKRYESVCIIEDNKDRIIKDLVAISENLTEKLRDKRDEIDNNKRLIALLKEDLRNHENMRRDQAKLSFVSVLVDGDGMNFHGSLVKDGKHGGLEAARLLIQAVQDHIHKVDPEAPPNISCKIRVFANIEGLTEAYRNNNILSVEESLTSFIQGFNQENALCDFVDAGNGKECADVKLRACFEQDIIDVHCRRIIFCASADNSHARVLSPHRGSKRISLVKGPPFAQEMGELAAGFTTDSFENVFMANKLKTTRRVSFGAPNTTATPPRTHTPNYAAAAKATPPTQTSSVVVSAPANGVSKLRLPIYLNNRGQRVDIPLRYTSKENMERLKRMKLCNQFHLSGSCTFGNNCAHKHGPSLTDTEITDLMYIARSSVCPNGIFCRDKTCVCGHRCMQKSCSGHGRRFPESMHGVDTHIVNSIAPS; encoded by the exons ATGATGTGTGATATTGCAGATGTGAGGAAACGGTATGAGAGTGTATGTATTATTGAGGATAACAAAGATAGGATCATTAAG GATCTCGTCGCCATAAGCGAAAACCTTACAGAAAAACTCCGGGATAAGAGGGACGAGATTGATAATAACAAGCGGCTTATAGCCTTATTAAAGGAAGACCTTAGGAACCATGAGAATATGCGCCGTGATCAA GCTAAGTTGAGTTTTGTTTCCGTTTtggttgatggagatggtaTGAAT TTTCATGGAAGTCTCGTCAAAGATGGGAAGCATGGCGGCTTGGAAGCTGCACGGCTCCTGATCCAGGCTGTCCAAGACCATATTCACAAAGTTGACCCAGAAGCACCGCCAAATATCAGCTGCAAGATCCGTGTGTTTGCCAATATTGAAGGGCTGACGGAGGCCTATCGCAATAACAACATTCTCAGTGTTGAGGAAAGCTTGACCTCGTTTATTCAGGGGTTCAACCAGGAGAATGCATTATGTGATTTTGTGGATGCAGGAAATGGAAAGGAATGCGCTGATGTTAAGTTACGAG CATGTTTTGAGCAGGATATCATCGATGTACACTGCCGAAGGATTATCTTCTGCGCCTCCGCGGACAACAGCCATGCGCGTGTTCTCAGTCCACACCGAGGATCGAAACGCATCTCGCTCGTCAAAGGGCCCCCTTTCGCCCAAGAGATGGGGGAATTAGCAGCGGGATTCACAACCGACTCTTTTGAGAATGTGTTCATGGCGAATAAGCTGAAGACCACCAGAAGAGTGTCCTTTGGTGCTCCAAATACCACCGCTACACCCCCAAGGACACATACCCCTAACTACGCGGCAGCAGCGAAGGCAACTCCTCCGACGCAAACATCATCAGTGGTCGTGAGCGCTCCAGCAAATGGAGTAAGCAAACTAAGGCTGCCAATATATTTAAACAACAGAGGCCAACGGGTGGATATTCCCTTGCGATACACGTCCAAGGAAAATATGGAGAGGCTGAAGCGCATGAAACTGTGTAACCAGTTTCATCTTTCCGGTTCATGCACCTTTGGCAACAACTGTGCACACAAGCATGGCCCATCCCTCACTGACACGGAGATAACCGATCTGATGTATATTGCCAGATCATCCGTCTGTCCCAATGGGATCTTCTGTCGTGACAAAACCTGCGTCTGTGGACATCGTTGCATGCAGAAGAGTTGCTCTGGTCATGGTCGTAGATTTCCCGAAAGCATGCACGGAGTTGATACACATATTGTCAACAGTATCGCCCCTTCCTAA
- a CDS encoding putative mitochondrial inner membrane protease subunit 1, with amino-acid sequence MERLFRSALRNATPGAVFRLTLDGLGLFCACTLVWEHLITVQLSEGPSMYPTFNPRGDYLMISRVHKYGRGIEVGDVVRFYHPTFLGVNGAKRVLGMPGDFVCRDLPFSTEVGTSREMIQVPEGHVYLGGDNLPWSRDSRNYGPIPMGLINGKIIARVWPPSKMQWVENTLQPAQLDEE; translated from the exons ATGGAACGATTATTCCGCTCAGCGCTGAGAAACGCAACCCCCGGTGCCGTCTTCCGCCTCACTCTCGACGGCCTGGGCCTATTCTGCGCATGCACGCTGGTCTGGGAACACCTGATCACGGTGCAGCTCAGCGAAGGACCCTCGATGTACCCGACATTCAATCCGCGGGGCGATTACCTGATGATATCGCGGGTGCACAAGTATGGGCGGGGAATTGAAGTAGGGGATGTGGTTCGGTTCTACCATCCGACGTTCCTGGGCGTCAATGGTGCGAAGAGAGTGTTGGGGATGCCGGGGGATTTTGTCTGCAGGGATCTGCCGTTCAGTACGGAGGTGGGCACGAGTCGGGAGATGATACAG GTACCCGAAGGCCATGTGTATCTCGGCGGGGACAACCTGCCCTGGTCGAGAGACTCGAGGAATTATGGACCTATTCCTATGGGATTGATCAACGGGAAAATTATCGCTCGTGTTTGGCCGCCGTCGAAGATGCAATGGGTGGAGAATACACTGCAGCCCGCTCAGTTGGACGAGGAATAG
- a CDS encoding mitochondrial 37S ribosomal mS47 domain-containing protein, with translation MFKPPLCSEFRCRTARNRGIGDVLGSKTVHLVQLPAEENQTARKTPRSSVHPKRRNDFLSRVISTNFLHFHSLSLSPQRRTVVCLDVTSTQFLPLTNAGELDLAGFITNASPRQSDESSFRGCCEGMLYSLSLFAMSTAPELPKELPGDEPDDVLFSSLYGVRLIELNRPKKLNSLNGSMARKILPRLKEWEKSQLANIVMLSGAGTKALCAGGDVASLALQNEQGPEGQQKSTDFFGLEYRLDHIIATYTKPFISVMDGITMGGGVGLSVHAPFRIATERTVFAMPETTIGFFPDVGGSFFLPRLDGEIGTYLALTSERLNGVQALYAGIATHYFHSSVLSNLTARLAELVFRDHASLAERLDLVNKTMAEFSVGLPPVEQEPIQLAGSLRSAIDRCFKHNTVEEIFRALEQETVHKEWAQKTLETLSSRSPTSLKVTLRQMRVGKKWSISETFQREYQIAAQFMKHPDFVEGVKARLMSKPPRQATWQPATLEEVTNDAVDAFFKLPADKSRLTLFNKTDYKQYPHAYGLPSEAEIEKFVRDSSESASKTVADFVEKWGHKEGVREKVAEVLARRTVQTPEGLRWE, from the exons ATGTTCAAACCCCCGTTGTGCAGCGAATTCCGTTGTCGAACCGCTCGTAACCGCGGAATTGGGGATGTGCTCGGCAGCAAAACCGTCCATCTTGTCCAGCTGCCGGCGGAGGAAAATCAAACAGCGCGAAAAACTCCGAGGTCAAGCGTCCATCCAAAGCGGAGAAACGACTTTCTTTCCCGAGTCATAAGCACTAACTTTCTCCATTTTCATTCATTGTCGCTTTCTCCTCAACGACGGACTGTCGTCTGCCTAGATGTTACTTCGACGCAGTTTCTGCCGCTTACCAACGCCGGCGAGCTGGATCTCGCGGGTTTCATCACCAATGCCTCTCCGCGCCAAAGTGACGAATCCAGCTTTCGGGGCTGCTGCGAAGGTATGCTTTATAGCTTGAGTCTGTTTGCG ATGTCGACTGCCCCCGAACTCCCCAAAGAACTCCCCGGAGACGAACCCGACGATGTCCTATTCAGCTCCCTTTACGGTGTACGATTGATTGAGCTCAACCGCCCCAAGAAGCTCAATTCGTTGAACGGGTCGATGGCACGGAAGATTCTCCCTCGATTGAAG GAATGGGAAAAATCCCAGCTCGCGAACATTGTCATGCTTTCCGGTGCTGGTACAAAAGCTCTCTGCGCGGGAGGTGACGTCGCTTCTTTGGCTCTACAGAACGAACAAGGCCCAGAAGGGCAGCAAAAGTCGACCGATTTCTTCGGCCTCGAATACCGTCTGGACCATATTATCGCTACTTACACAAAGCCATTCATCTCGGTGATGGATGGAATCACGATGGGCGGCGGCGTCGGTCTCAGTGTTCATGCCCCCTTCCGCATTGCGACTGAGCGTACTGTGTTCGCCATGCCGGAAACCACCATCGGATTCTTCCCGGACGTTGGTGGCTCGTTCTTCCTTCCCCGTCTCGACGGCGAGATTGGCACGTATCTGGCACTCACCTCGGAGCGTCTCAACGGCGTGCAGGCGCTCTACGCCGGTATTGCGACACACTACTTCCACTCCAGTGTTTTGAGCAACCTGACAGCTCGTCTGGCAGAACTGGTCTTTAGGGACCACGCGTCGCTTGCCGAGCGCTTGGACCTGGTTAACAAGACCATGGCCGAGTTTTCCGTCGGCCTTCCGCCGGTGGAACAGGAGCCTATCCAACTTGCCGGTAGCCTGAGGAGCGCCATCGATCGCTGCTTCAAGCACAATACCGTCGAGGAGATCTTCAGGGCTCTCGAGCAGGAGACCGTGCACAAGGAATGGGCTCAGAAGACACTAGAGACCCTTTCTTCTCGCTCGCCCACATCGCTCAAGGTGACTCTGCGGCAGATGCGCGTGGGCAAGAAATGGTCCATTTCCGAGACCTTCCAGCGGGAGTACCAGATTGCGGCTCAGTTCATGAAACACCCCGACTTCGTTGAGGGCGTCAAAGCCCGTCTGATGTCGAAGCCCCCTCGCCAAGCTACATGGCAGCCCGCTACCCTGGAGGAAGTCACCAATGATGCTGTGgatgccttcttcaagcttcCCGCGGACAAGTCCCGGCTCACACTCTTCAACAAGACCGACTACAAGCAGTACCCTCACGCCTACGGCCTTCCCAGCGAGGCGGAGATTGAGAAGTTTGTCCGTGACAGCTCAGAATCCGCCAGCAAGACAGTGGCCGATTTCGTGGAGAAGTGGGGTCACAAGGAGGGGGTCAGAGAGAAGGTTGCAGAGGTTTTGGCTCGACGAACAGTGCAGACTCCAGAGGGTCTGCGATGGGAGTAA
- a CDS encoding hydroxyacylglutathione hydrolase, with translation MHVQSIPIWTGKGNNYAYLVTDEPTKESVIIDPANPPEVAPELDAQIKAGKIKLSAIVNTHHHWDHAGGNNEMLKHFGKLPVIGGRNCQSVTQTPAHGETFKIGERISVKALHTPCHTQDSICYYMQDGDEKVVFTGDTLFIAGCGRFFEGNAQEMHKALNETLASLPDDTRVYPGHEYTRSNVKFCLTVSQSEPIKKLEAYANQHQQTQGKFTIGDEKDPEIQKKTGKTDPVEVMAALREMKNAM, from the exons ATGCATGTGCAGTCAATTCCTATAT GGACGGGGAAGGGCAATAACTATGCCTATCTTGTGACGGATGAGCCGACAAAAGAGTCCGTCATCATCGACCCGGCTAATCCGCCAGA AGTGGCTCCAGAGCTTGATGCTCAGATCAAGGCCGGAAAAATCAAACTCTCAGCCATTGTCAACACGCATCA TCACTGGGATCATGCTGGCGGCAACAATGAGATG CTGAAACATTTTGGAAAACTCCCGGTCATTGGAGGAAGGAACTGCCAATCAGTCACACAGACTCCTGCACATGGGGAGACATTTAAGATTGGCGAGCGCATCTCCGTCAAAGCACTACACACCCCCTGCCATACTCAGGATAGTATCTGTTATTATATGCAGGACGGAGACGAAAAGGTGGTGTTTACAGGTGACACCTTATTCATTGCAG GATGTGGTCGCTTTTTCGAGGGAAATGCTCAAGAGATGCACAAGGCGTTGAATGAGACTCTTGCCTCGCTACCTGATGACACCAGAGTCTAC CCCGGCCATGAGTACACCAGGAGCAATGTCAAGTTCTGTCTTACTGTATCTCAATCAGAACCGATTAAGAAGCTAGAAGCATACGCAAATCAGCATCAACAGACCCAGGGAAAGTTTACCATCGGAGACGAGAAG GATCCTGAAATTCAGAAGAAGACCGGAAAGACAGATCCGGTGGAGGTGATGGCCGCTTtaagagagatgaagaatgcTATGTGA
- a CDS encoding mitochondrial 54S ribosomal protein mL38, producing MAACERASRPLIQCIQKTCTRGLPGLQLQSTRTFQSTALAREEVQTETQSQPFYKNPDPALVTSPRLERKLLKQGVAPIGSRRRRAALQSSANIPFEQLPYQCFQEARKVLLADREEKIKKITAMREKIARLQAIPTEEAGGEQVQKSKLRAMELELERLKILADINDPIVKKKFEDGQGDMTKPIYRFLADRKWREYRRKILVQRITQMKVIPDVLPHCDPVVDTKLYFGRHTIQPGEFVNSRVSSTPPKLNIQLFEAGEKLVTIAVVDPDVPNVEKDGFDYKMHYLAVNVPISATSTKVDLANLSADSQVVLPWLPPVAQKGSPYHRLSIFIMEQKDSAPLNFSLVKGMETSRDVLLRTLQTRYHLKAIGAHLFRTQWDENMLEVMREIGFPDADVELRRKRVEPLPYKRRNPSTFR from the exons ATGGCTGCTTGTGAGCGGGCCTCGAGGCCATTGATTCAATGCATCCAGAAAACTTGTACTAGAGGTTTACCCGGCCTCCAGTTGCAGTCGACGCGGACCTTTCAGTCGACCGCTCTGGCTCGCGAAGAAGTTCAGACCGAGACCCAAAGCCAACCCTTCTACAAAAACCCCGATCCGGCTCTCGTGACAAGTCCGCGATTGGAAAGGAAACTGCTGAAGCAAGGTGTTGCACCCATTGGATCCCGCCGTCGTCGAGCGGCACTGCAGAGCTCTGCCAACATCCCCTTTGAGCAACTGCCCTATCAATGCTTCCAAGAAGCCCGGAAGGTATTACTCGCAGATCGCGAGGaaaagatcaagaagattacGGCCATGCGGGAGAAAATTGCGAGGCTCCAGGCTATCCCTACGGAAGAGGCCGGCGGCGAGCAAGTGCAGAAGTCAAAATTGCGGGCAATGGAACTGGAACTTGAGCGTCTCAAGATCCTTGCCGATATCAATGATCCTATCGTTAAGAAGAAATTCGAAGATGGGCAAG GCGACATGACCAAGCCTATTTACCGCTTCCTGGCCGATCGGAAGTGGAGAGAGTACCGTCGCAAGATCTTGGTGCAGAGAATTACCCAAATGAAGGTCATTCCGGATGTTCTGCCTCACTGCGACCCTGTTGTGGACACCAAGCTCTACTTCGGTAGACATACTATCCAACCCGGAGAGTTCGTCAACTCTAGGGTCAGCTCGACGCCCCCCAAGCTCAATATACAGCTATTTGAGGCTGGTGAGAAGCTCGTGACGATTGCCGTTGTCGACCCGGATGTCCCCAATGTCGAGAAGGACGGATTCGACTACAAGATGCACTACCTTGCTGTGAACGTGCCTATCTCCGCTACTTCCACCAAGGTTGATCTTGCCAACCTGTCAGCAGATTCGCAGGTGGTTCTTCCCTGGCTTCCCCCGGTCGCTCAGAAGGGCAGCCCCTACCACCGactctccatcttcatcatggagCAAAAGGACTCGGCTCCTTTGAACTTTTCTCTGGTCAAGGGCATGGAGACGAGCCGTGATGTCCTTCTTCGGACACTGCAGACCAGATATCACCTCAAGGCCATTGGGGCGCACCTGTTCAGAACCCAATGGGACGAGAACATGCTGGAAGTCATGAGAGAGATTGGCTTCCCTGATGCCGACGTAGAACTGCGCCGGAAGAGAGTTGAGCCTCTGCCTTATAAGAGGAGGAATCCTTCCACCTTCCGGTGA
- a CDS encoding mitochondrial 54S ribosomal protein uL4m: MAGIDALRALRWLSRSSSGLLTGAEATTKRCLATPLSRSMTTEAQHTTDFLTRESVTGPRPVWDTPAKATTYSFPSMEPLRVVEYPRNHLLMPLRKDILHRAVVYEGDMTRQGTASTKWRDDVHGSGKKLYAQKGTGRARVGDKKSPIRRGGGVAFGPHPRDFATSLPRKIYDQAWRIALSYRYKRGQLIIIDNEISIPEGATPHLIKEIFKVNCWGREFGRSTLITDQLNEGLFETVREVGEHAKILNRKDVDVKDLLETGRLVIEKQALDRILSQHSRDLVNKPATAVY, translated from the exons ATGGCTGGAATTGACGCTCTTCGAGCTCTCAGATGGCTTTCGCGAAGCTCAAGTGGCCTGTTGACAGGCGCTGAAGCCACAACG AAGCGATGCCTGGCAACACCTCTTTCGAGATCAATGACAACAGAGGCCCAGCATACGACCGATTTCCTCACAAGAGAGTCTGTGACCGGTCCCCGGCCCGTATGGGATACACCCGCCAAAGCCACCACCTACTCTTTTCCATCAATGGAGCCCCTGCGTGTCGTCGAGTATCCTCGAAACCATCTTTTAATGCCTCTACGAAAAGACATTCTCCACCGAGCTGTCGTCTATGAAGGTGACATGACCCGGCAAGGTACAGCAAGCACAAAGTGGAGAGACGACGTTCATGGCAGCGGTAAAAAGCTCTACGCGCAAAAGGGCACCGGTCGGGCGCGTGTTGGCGACAAAAAGTCTCCAattcgacgaggaggaggtgtcGCTTTTGGTCCTCACCCTCGCGACTTTGCTACAAGTCTTCCCAGGAAGATCTACGACCAGGCTTGGCGGATAGCCCTGAGTTACCGGTACAAGCGAGGCCAGCTGATTATCATCGACAACGAAATTTCGATTCCCGAGGGTGCCACACCGCACCTTATCAAGGAGATCTTCAAGGTCAACTGCTGGGGCCGCGAATTTGGACGCTCAACATTAATCACAGACCAGCTGAATGAAGGCTTGTTTGAGACGGTACGTGAGGTGGGAGAGCACGCAAAGATCCTGAACCGCAAGGACGTGGACGTCAAGGATCTCCTGGAGACAGGAAGACTGGTCATTGAAAAGCAGGCGCTGGACCGCATTCTGTCTCAACATTCAAGGGACTTGGTTAACAAGCCTGCCACGGCTGTGTATTAA